The sequence below is a genomic window from Candidatus Aminicenantes bacterium.
CCTGCCCAAAAGCCGCATAAACGCCACCTATGCGCGCAACTTTCTCAACTATAAAGGCATCGTGGACGTGGACGTGGTCACCAACTACGTGAACAGCCGCAATCAGTTGACCCTGTTGCGTGACCCGGTGCTTAACACACATTTCCTGCATTTTTCGTTGCTTCCGGAACTATTGTCCGTGGACTTTTCCGATGAGCGCGATCAGTTCTATTTTAATTACGAGCTCACGGTGGTTTTGCGCTCAGCCGATGATCCGGACAGGGAACTGTTCAAATACTCCAAGAACTTTCCGGTATATGCCAATGAGGAGGATCTCAACAACCGCCTGTCCAAAGGGATTGTGGTTTCCGATTACTTCCCCGTGGCTCCGGGAGAGTTCATCTTTTCTGCGGTACTGCAGAATTCGGTGAACCGTGAAATCAGTTACTTTGACCGCAAGGTAACGGTACCGGCCCCAACCGGCGGCGCGCCCCGCCTGTACGGTCCGTTGCTCTCATACCGCATTCAGCCCGTGGGGGATCCAGGTTTCGCGGCTTACCAGGTGGTGGACCGCCAGGTTTCCATTGATCCGGACAGCAGTTTCGGCATGAAGGAATCGATTTATCTTTTCTTTTCCGTTTATCGCGACCGTGCGGAAACCGCCTTCAGAACAAGGATTGAAGTGAGAAATGAACAGGAGTTCCGCCCCTATGCCCGTACATATATGGTGGATGTCCCCGCCGGCAAAGAGACCTGGGTTCACGACATGGAAATCGAGAACCCGGGCAATGGTGCCTATCGTGTCCGGGTCATCCTGTTGGGCGCGGCGAACGAAGTGCTGGATTCCCGGGAAGTCCGGTTGTCCATTGCGCCGCGGGAGCAGGTGTTTCATCCCCCGGTTGCTTCCAAGCGCTTGCCGTCAAACCGGGTGTTCCTGTTCGACATGATGCTGGCCGCCCAGTACGCCAACACGGGCCGCCCCGGACCCGCGGCCGATCATTATGAAGCCGCCCTGGCCAGGCAGCCGGAATTCCCCCCCCTGATCAAGTCCTATGCCGAGTTCCTGCTGGCGCAGCGCAATCCCCGGCGTTTGCTTGAAATCATCGCCCCGCTGGAAAATGATCGCAAATACCTGTTTGATTACCACGCCCTGCGGGGCAAAGCCCTTCACGTCCAGGGAAACAACACCCTGGCCGTGCAAGCCCTGCTGGAAGCCAACAAAGTCTATGACAGCGACACTTCGGTTTTGAACGCCTTGGGCGCGGCCCTGGCCAATACCGGGGAAAAGGTCGAGGCGCGCAAGGCGCTGGAAGCCTCGTTGCGCCTGAATCCCGACCAGGTTGACGTGAGAAAAATGCTCCAAAGCCTGGAAAAGGGGAGGAAACCATGAGCGCACGCTATTCCGCCTGCCTGGCGGGCATGATCCTGGCCGGAGGCATGCTGCTTGGCGGCTGTGGCGGCAATCGACCCGCGCCGGTAGTGGAGCCGCAAACGGACGAGTTTTACCAGGTGGCCAGGCCGATCATGACGTCCCAGGAAAGCCGCATCTACCGCAACCTGGCTTCGCCGCAGCTACGAAAACGTTTTATCGAATATTTCTGGGAGATCCGGGACCCCAACCCCCTTACTGAAGACAACGAATTCCGCATGGAAATGCTGCGCCGCTTTGAACACGTGCAGCGCTATTTCCAGGAAGGGCAGCGCCCCGGCTGGCGCACCGACCGCGGCCGTTTTTTCATGATACTGGGTCCGCCGGATGAAGTGGACCGAAATGTCCAGACCACGGATCCGCGCCTGCAGGGCAGGGTCATCGATTGGTACTACGGCTTTTCGGGTGCAACCGGCACCACTTACAGCGGCGGCGGCTTTCGCCTGCGCTTCGTGGATGAACGGGGTTTCGGCATCTTCCGCATGGACGAAAGATACATGCCCCTGCGGGTAATGGATATCCTCGAGGAACTTAAATTCAACATGATCGTGAAGCGCGGACAGGATTCCCCGTTCCCGGAGGCGATCGACTTCCAGGTGGATTTCAATCCCGCCGCCGGCGAGGTAACGGTCTCTTTCGGTCCCAAACGGGTCGCGTTTGAACGAAGAGAAGATCGCATCCTGGTCCACCTTCACGTGGCCGTGATGGTGATCAATGAAAAGGAAAAGATAGACAAATTCACCCGCGACTGGAAAGAGGAGTTTAATGCGGAGGCCGTGTTGAAAGAGGATTTTCGCTTCAATATCCCCGTGGCCGTGCGCCTGGATCCCGGCAAATCCACCCTGGACGTGGTGGTGACCGACCTGATGTCCGGACGCAAGTCGCGCCGCATGACAAGCGTAAAGGCAGGAAAAAGGTGAGCCGCCCCACCTGTAGAGCAACAAGAAAAGCGATAGTTTGGATCATATAGGAGGCGAACATGAAAAGAATCGCGATGATCAGTATAACCATTCTGCTGGGGACGACCCTCGCCCTCTTTGCCCAGGAGGGCAGGGGGCAGGGACGGGTGACGGGTCTGGTGGAGGATTCCGCCGGTAATCCCATTCCCGGGGTAAAGATCACCATGGAATCGTTGCAGTACAATCTGACCCTTGATGCGGAGTCGGCAGAAAACGGCCGCTGGACGATTCACGGGTTCGGTTTGGGTGAGTACCAGTTCACCGCGGAAAAGGAAGGCTTTGTACGCGCCGTTTCCCGCACCCAGCTATCCGGCATCAA
It includes:
- a CDS encoding GWxTD domain-containing protein; translated protein: MSESLTDFERSIIMKMNFHLYMARRDMKRHGCVWIGLLILVLVWGNVTPIAAEDNPEKLDERYQQWLDLVHYIITPMERKVFLSLKSDKERDALIELFWKQRDPTRGTPENEFREEHLRRFAHANKYFRFGAPVPGWKTDRGRIYILLGPPVSEEEVITNGFHPVLIWDYFGNAENGLPTGFRVVFYKRSGMGQYRLYLPTADGPQALLTTQSHTIDPMNYEALYKAIKEYSATVAEASLSLIPGEQRSGYSPSLQAPMLISRIYDLPKSRINATYARNFLNYKGIVDVDVVTNYVNSRNQLTLLRDPVLNTHFLHFSLLPELLSVDFSDERDQFYFNYELTVVLRSADDPDRELFKYSKNFPVYANEEDLNNRLSKGIVVSDYFPVAPGEFIFSAVLQNSVNREISYFDRKVTVPAPTGGAPRLYGPLLSYRIQPVGDPGFAAYQVVDRQVSIDPDSSFGMKESIYLFFSVYRDRAETAFRTRIEVRNEQEFRPYARTYMVDVPAGKETWVHDMEIENPGNGAYRVRVILLGAANEVLDSREVRLSIAPREQVFHPPVASKRLPSNRVFLFDMMLAAQYANTGRPGPAADHYEAALARQPEFPPLIKSYAEFLLAQRNPRRLLEIIAPLENDRKYLFDYHALRGKALHVQGNNTLAVQALLEANKVYDSDTSVLNALGAALANTGEKVEARKALEASLRLNPDQVDVRKMLQSLEKGRKP
- a CDS encoding GWxTD domain-containing protein, whose protein sequence is MSARYSACLAGMILAGGMLLGGCGGNRPAPVVEPQTDEFYQVARPIMTSQESRIYRNLASPQLRKRFIEYFWEIRDPNPLTEDNEFRMEMLRRFEHVQRYFQEGQRPGWRTDRGRFFMILGPPDEVDRNVQTTDPRLQGRVIDWYYGFSGATGTTYSGGGFRLRFVDERGFGIFRMDERYMPLRVMDILEELKFNMIVKRGQDSPFPEAIDFQVDFNPAAGEVTVSFGPKRVAFERREDRILVHLHVAVMVINEKEKIDKFTRDWKEEFNAEAVLKEDFRFNIPVAVRLDPGKSTLDVVVTDLMSGRKSRRMTSVKAGKR